A region of Sesamum indicum cultivar Zhongzhi No. 13 linkage group LG7, S_indicum_v1.0, whole genome shotgun sequence DNA encodes the following proteins:
- the LOC110012290 gene encoding uncharacterized protein LOC110012290, whose product MGEARFFLGLEICRSKDGIVLSQTKYTNDIISDVEMTQAKATSTPLPAGIKLSNSEEEQMQNLEAYRRLLGRLLYLGFTRPDICHGTQQLSQYMQHPNKSHWDAALYLVRYLKGTANRGLLFNADDDYELQAFCDADWASCQDTRRSLTGYCIFIGKALISWKTKKQATVSRSSAEAEYRSMANTTCELTWIFNLLRNLQIHPPTPVPLHCDNQAALYITANPVFHERTKHIEIDCHLIRDKYKEGFISPVHIASKLQPADLFTKALPGPRFSYIVSKLPGPRFSYIVSKLGLVNILPSPT is encoded by the coding sequence ATGGGGGAAGCCAGATTCTTTCTCGGATTAGAAATATGCAGGTCAAAGGATGGAATTGTGCTCTCCCAAACCAAATATACAAATGACATCATATCTGATGTGGAAATGACTCAAGCAAAGGCTACAAGCACCCCTCTACCAGCAGGAATAAAATTGAGCAACAGTGAAGAAGAACAAATGCAAAATCTTGAAGCTTACAGAAGATTATTGGGAAGGCTGCTGTATTTGGGCTTCACAAGACCCGACATATGCCATGGGACTCAACAACTAAGTCAATATATGCAGCATCCAAACAAATCACATTGGGATGCTGCATTATACTTAGTTAGATATCTAAAGGGCACTGCTAACAGAGGTCTTTTGTTTAATGCAGATGATGATTATGAGCTGCAAGCCTTTTGTGATGCTGATTGGGCAAGTTGTCAAGACACAAGAAGATCACTCACAGGATATTGCATTTTCATTGGAAAGGCCTTGATCTCctggaaaacaaagaaacaagcTACAGTCTCTAGATCGTCTGCAGAAGCAGAATATAGAAGTATGGCCAACACAACGTGTGAATTGACTTGGATTTTTAACTTGCTTCGAAATCTTCAGATACATCCACCTACTCCTGTTCCACTTCATTGTGACAATCAAGCTGCCCTCTACATTACAGCTAATCCGGTTTTCCACGAGAGGACAAAACATATAGAAATTGACTGTCACTTAATAAGAGACAAATACAAGGAAGGCTTTATATCTCCTGTGCATATTGCTTCTAAATTGCAGCCTGCAGACTTGTTTACAAAAGCTTTACCGGGACCTAGGTTCAGTTACATTGTGTCCAAGTTACCGGGACCTAGGTTCAGTTACATTGTGTCCAAGTTGGGCCTTGTTAACATCTTACCAAGTCCCACTTGA